In Tubulanus polymorphus unplaced genomic scaffold, tnTubPoly1.2 scaffold_56, whole genome shotgun sequence, the DNA window tcagaagctagggttagggttagtgacCATGTGCTTTGGGCTATTTGCAtatatcaggtgaccagctccagccaatcagaagctagggttagggttataaCTGTTCCTAGGTGTAGAGGAGGTGTTTACATATAGTGACATCAGTTGACAGCCTCCTATAGTTAGTCAATTATAGATCTACAATTGACTTTGTTTTGAGTTaaacagttgtgtgggtttaatttcaaCATGAAAGGACATTTCAAAGGACATAATAATATCTGTAATGAGGCATTCAATGAATGAACATTTTGAATCCCAGTTCATCTGTTTGGGTTAAATTCCTTTAGTTCAacaatttaatcaaattgaaaaactgTAGTCAGAAAGCTGACCTACCACACATATTAAGCTATCATTTTATGTCTCACGTGGTCAGCCTGTGTGATAGGCCTAACATATAAAAGACTTTCAGTTATGTGTCCATGCGTATATGTTCTCGGAATTCAGACCAAAAATGACCTTTTGGGCACGAGGCCCTTGTGACTCTTGTGGAAATATAATAATGATCACTAAATTGAGATTCTCACAGACAGACGGCAGATGGATTCCTAATATTAGTCGATAATTTACCTTGCGTCTGACCCAGACGGGAATCCCTATGATCATCGCGGGAACTGCGATTCCAGCGACAGTCCGATACTGACCGGAGCGCCAACTAACGTGCCAAGTTGCCACAATATCTTCTTCTTTCGGCTCCAAGACTTTTTACTTTAATTATTACTCAATTTCTAAGGACTTATAAACCTTTATCATCGATTAAAAGCCGAGCTCGGGTTTACAAGGAAGGACCATAAATATCTATGGATTCATTCTATCACTTGCAACCATTTGATTCAGAGCTCTGACAACTAGAGAATCGCCATGTgtgcaggggccagttgcatagtcatggcttagacttaagactagtctaagaccaacttagttctatagctaatctaacaacttaagaccagtcacaagatttaagaccacttttggacttaagtcacgactgtgcagcTGGCCCCTGGTGTAGACGTGTCGCAGGTTTCAGTTATTGAGATCCTCCTCCAttagactgaaaataaatcaaacaacattcattataacatcattagagcaattcacaaaaatcgtatcaaatattcgatataaataagagtaactaaacgaacctgatctaaacatcaccttcttttgagtagaataaacaaaactctagcgttacgcctacatctgaaataatacaaaacactgaaaatcattatttcttcatcagataaaaaatgaaaacagattcaacaagattcaaaatgcttttagtGCCAACAATTTTCAGtgttacaattttttttaattggtTCAGACTCAGAGCAGGGAAcactatatgaatttattcccacaccgtctgaaattacagatttcacaatgaaatttgCAGCGTGTTCGTTGCTCAGCTGCAGGTGAATCGCAccattcaaacatgtttgatatttccaaAGTAAATTGAGCCGCAATCTTTGAcaagctttcaaatcatgatggcatcaatgatttgagaaCGGCGCTGAAAACCTGCTTTGATTTTGGTTAACTCGGTTTTAAAACACCACAGTTTTTAACTTCGAAACTGCTTCTAATGGTGTCGGTAGGcatcgcgttgcttgtcgacataagtcAGACTTAATCCTGCTTTCTCAGAGAACTGCTCTTCCTTCCCTTTTAGATTTTCCTAAATCTGCACCCGTACCTTCGCCGTGCCCTCCTCCAATTTTCCAGGGGATCCTCGTGATTCGTGAGATTGTAGTCGGGAAAATCTCTTACCTGTTTTGGAATCCGCTAGGTCCGGCAACCGCGCTTCCCGATAAACTACCGTTCAAACTGGAGCCAGCAATCGCTCTGTTACCGGCCGATTCGCGATCGCTCTCATCGCGGATTTTCCCGACTCGGTCGATGTGGCTTCCGCTAGCGCTAAGACTGCCAGTCATAGCCATAGACATCTCACCGATACTAGGTCCGGTACTGGGGTTCGCTACCCGGTCACTGGTCGTTTCTATACTGTGAGAATCAGCTACAacaaatataaacattcaCTCATACTAGTACTGAACTAACTtaaatgacgtcatagggggatatATATAGCAGCCACACCAGACAACATGGCTTTATCAGTcaatccccttatgacatcatcaaattatctttCTCTTAATGGCTAAAgtccatttatttagttcaattttcgagaatattcatcaatccTTCTGAACAGtgtaaaattgatataaaaacgatgatttatctGGACTGCACAACACTGCTGATTCGATTAAGACCTATTTGAGGAATGCACACCAAAAATTaagcgaaatatcccaaaaagatcgtggacaatcaaaaataaatagacatttaGTCTATACAAAACCTAGAAAAGTTGGTCACCTCcaataaatccccctatgacatcatcaaattatccccTAAGATTCCTAGAAAGACAGCTGATTCCGGACCCTGCGCTATATGAAAAGTATGGTTTAAGTACTTACGGGCGTAAGGCCCTGATGGGCCACTTCCTTCGTTCTCTTCGAACTCAAATCGAACTCCGCCCGGAGTCAGTCGTCGATACGCCGCAACCACCGCTGCGACACAGCGATATCGGTACCACGCCGTAAACATATGCCAATAATATCGGTACACCGATACCAACGGCTAAACTAGCGACAACTGGCGCTACGATAACAGACGCAGTTACACCACCGGCTATTACCATATTCCTCTTGTGCTGTGGTAGGTGACCGTAACGTATTCACTTGACGCGCAGTCAATTTCAGGTGTAGACATGTCGCAGGTTTCAGTTATTGAGATCCTCCTCCAttagactgaaaataaatcaaacaacattcattataacatcattagagcaattcacaaaaatcgtatcaaatattcgatataaataagagtaactaaacaaacctgatctaaacatcaccttctttttgagtagaataaacaaaactctagcgttacgcctacatctgaaataatacaaaacactgaaaatcattatttcttcatcaga includes these proteins:
- the LOC141914614 gene encoding E3 ubiquitin-protein ligase RNF19A-like; translation: MFTAWYRYRCVAAVVAAYRRLTPGGVRFEFEENEGSGPSGPYAPDSHSIETTSDRVANPSTGPSIGEMSMAMTGSLSASGSHIDRVGKIRDESDRESAGNRAIAGSSLNGSLSGSAVAGPSGFQNSYIHVTVTYHSTRGIW